A window of Planktothrix tepida PCC 9214 genomic DNA:
CGCATTTCGAGATCAATGCGATAAATAATATCTGTGGCGTTTTCGACTAAAGCGCGAAATTCTGCCGCTACGCGCTGGCGTTCGAGTAATTCAGCATCGATGTGTTTGTAAAGTTCTGTCTCTACCCGTTCATACATTTCTGCTTGTTGAATGGCGATCGCCAGTTGTAACCCTAACTGCTGTAACAAATTGATTTCGTCATCTTGCCATTGACGGGGGCGATCACATTGATGGGCGATTAATAACCCCCATAAATCATACTCAGTTTTTGGTTTTGAGATTGAACTACTGGTTTGTGAAATATTGTAGTTATTTAATAAGAGTGGCACGACCAAATTAGCCCGAACCTGAAAGTCTTTTAACATCTCGCGATGGCATTCAGTGAGATCAATTATGTCAATGTCTGAGGCTACGAAAACTCTACCTTGGCGATAGGGTTGCAGATAGTTTTCCTGAAAACAGACATCTTCAAATTGCAGGTCTAAACAGACCCTATACGGGGGTAATACGGATTCTGCTACCATTATTCCACTGAAATCAGGCAAAAATTTGTAGATTAAAACCCGATCAGTCTGGAGAAACTCCCGCACTTCCTCCACAGTCCTTTGTAATACCTGTTCTAGTCGCAGAGATTCGCGAATTCGCAGGGAAATACTGTTAACTAAATTCTGCTGTTCTTGTTGACGGGCGATTTGCCGTTTTAAGCTTAACTGTTGCAAGACGGACTGAGTTTTCTGGCGAACCACAAAACTGCTCAATTTGCCTTTGACCCAATAATCCTGTGCACCACTTTTGATCACCTCGACAGCAATGGTTTCATTTCCCTGCCCTGTTAAGATGATCACTGGGACAAGCCTGTTTCCATAGCGTTTGTGCCATTCCTGCAAAAATCCAAATCCATTATCATCGGGTAATATATAATCCAACACGATCAGATCGGGTAGAGTC
This region includes:
- a CDS encoding GAF domain-containing protein produces the protein MSDKPTYTILIVDDSPEDRESFCRYLYEEKGCYYQILEAELVSEALEICDRTLPDLIVLDYILPDDNGFGFLQEWHKRYGNRLVPVIILTGQGNETIAVEVIKSGAQDYWVKGKLSSFVVRQKTQSVLQQLSLKRQIARQQEQQNLVNSISLRIRESLRLEQVLQRTVEEVREFLQTDRVLIYKFLPDFSGIMVAESVLPPYRVCLDLQFEDVCFQENYLQPYRQGRVFVASDIDIIDLTECHREMLKDFQVRANLVVPLLLNNYNISQTSSSISKPKTEYDLWGLLIAHQCDRPRQWQDDEINLLQQLGLQLAIAIQQAEMYERVETELYKHIDAELLERQRVAAEFRALVENATDIIYRIDLEMR